The Manihot esculenta cultivar AM560-2 chromosome 17, M.esculenta_v8, whole genome shotgun sequence genome contains the following window.
aaatctgtaacgaccccaaaatggaccgtcaccggcgctaggattcaggtcggcttaagggcgctaggattcaggtcggcttaaggccgccagaacccgtagcaagcctgctatactctctgtgtacctgtaaacctcatacatgatcatacattttatgtgaaaataaaactcttttctgaaccaaggcttaacctgtgcatgcactatctctgtactctgtactcatgtactctgtactctgtatccctgactagagcttgctctagatgggttaactcatacctgttaagcctggttttcacatacaggaaaacatatatacatatacagatcatgtacaaaacatacatcactaggtctaggtcaagcaacaactattacatctctttaatattacatgtccactctaagctattacagatctcttcactcttcctgtactctgctggactgtccctgtacactgtacactgaacctgcaaaactggggttaagggagtgggatgagctctatagcccagtgagtagaacagtaaaacatctcagtaaaatatgatctcatggaatgcgacatatcacagacaagccacgtcaagagtaaacctgtcaccacatagtcccagtaactctgtgccagggcgtagaatcgagcacctggtcttcctgtcatatatgtatatgtgtgtataacacctgtgaacttaccattgccagggcgtagtcaaaggctcctggactttactatatacctgccagggcgtagtcaaaggctcctggtctttgctatacttgccagggcgtagtcaaaggctcctggacttcctgtctgagactattggatcattcagcattcactcacatcaccaaataacaatgcaatgcaacatattcgtgaatactaatgcaatcaacctatggcataaacatgatgcatgagatatgctaaaagcagtttgtagttcaattaaaagtcataagtttagttccactcacctctggctgtctggactaactgactctgcaggttctgaacctctggagcagtactcactgctgctctctctggttcctctggtctgtacctatacagatggactcaaataagcttatgaataactctcttaaactccccaagaatccccttacactcactctaatagtcatgcaaagcaagcaaaggaaagctggacagaacactttcggcggcaggttcggcggccgaatgtcctctccagagacgaaactcaagcaccttcggcggcaccttcggcggccgaatcccccaaacagagccgaacatgcaaaacactcgggggcaagctgtggcagcctaagccaccatgcaagaggttcggcggccgaatgaaccttcggctgccgaacctgagttcatccagaactcagcttcaacggcaaaccatctcctccttcccttcaatctctccaacCATGTttacctcctctactcaactcacatatactcaagtatatggtcacaggggtccaaaactatctaataaccccaaacaacaaatcaaacataacacagaaacatgtatacaagcataaatcatcaaaactcccatttaaaacctcaacatgcatctctctctccccaactcccataaaaccttcagaaaacacataaacaggttcaagagtattacttacctcctgtaacaagaagctgaacactctgaactaaggaaaacgaaccaactcttctcaaactctcaaactctctctcaAGCTCAAAACAGTCAAACCCCTTGTGAAtgctcaaaacactctgcatgagctgctcaaactcagcaaatacagcataggagacgtggccaacttctggacatgatctggtgatcacacctgtccaaaagGCTGACTCAGGGATACAaacctgctggctaagcaactcagcttcggctgccgaatcgcatgcaaaaccatgcaacattcggaggccgaacctgaacttcagaagccgaacattgggcactttcggcggccgaacttatcttcggcggccgaactttgctcctctgccttggttcatttcaactcaaaactatcacactataaacccagaaaacacatcataatACGGAGAAAACATaattcctacccttatatagaatcccaacaccccggattccaccagacaacaggaattacagtgccggactctagccgggtattacaataacttttaaataaaatatagatttttataaaaatattttaagaaaaaattatatttttaaaagtttgattccctactaattttaaattaatatctataatagataaaaatttgtaattttgGAAGTAATGAATATACTGAGGAATGTAAGGATAATGattcagttttaaaaatataaggactaatatattaattatattaaatttcagaaattaaaatgtaatttaggtaatataaaatatttcaccACATTAGTAAGAATTTAAATGTCTATAaggtattttaaatatttgaaatgtTTATTTCTCCCTTTGGATGAATTTACACAGATGATGgattgattataaaaaaatttaaatattcgattttaaaaatataaataccaaTCCGGTAATTACATTAAAACtcatacattaaaatataatttacctttttaattttaatgaaatatattattctctaaaaataaaaaatctcacaaaaatttaatttaatttatttttttctatcaaattttttatttgaaatggaaaaaataattttttgaacttataaaatttttaaaatgaaatgattttattaaaattcattatttatatttttttttcttaccaaATGAATCAGGCCAAACTTAGAAAATGGACATAACGAGGACTAAAGCCACATAAACACGCCCCGATAGattgaatatataatttagCTCAAAATTTTACCTAAAAAAATCAGTTAACAGTCTaacatttttgttatttaagcTTTAATACATAATCTTTACTTGAAATTTTATAAGGTCAggtgaaaaaaatttataactaaaaggTCAAGTTGACTGATTTTTGTGTAAAAATAAAGAaccaaattatatatttagccACCCCAATAATGAAATGAAACATAATCCGGAAGCCTTGCTTTCTCAATCCCTTGACCATTTGAACTTCTCAACCTCAATAATGCAATGAAACATAAAGGACTTGGTGCACAGAGCTATCTGTTTCTTTGGCATTGTGAAAGGGGATTTTATGGTTGGTAAGATTTGAACTGCAACCATCATTCTTAAAGTGGTCAACCTTTACCATTAGGTTAAGACGCTAGTTAATTTTGAATATATACGACAGGTGAAGAcattaaatttttcatttttgtagcATTCAAACTTCTGAAAAGAGGCATAAGTATAAAAACGCTTTCAATATAGAGGTGACCTGCAGATGGATTACAAGAACACTATACAAAGAAAACTGGCAAATCCACAAACAAAACCGCAGCTGAGAAACTTGCAATTCAGAAAACAAAAGACAAAAACTACAAGGAGGATCTTCAGCCGAGCAAACCTGGCAAATGTTATATGATCGGCGGTATCTCATCGAGCCCATGACACCGAATCAATCTCATCTCTCGCAGACTTGTATAATTCTAGTCTTTTGGCACATTTCTGCCTTCTTTCCATCAATGCAGGATCTTCAGCCAGCAAGTGTGCTAGTTGCTTGGCCTGCAGAGGACAAAGAACAGGAATCAATCAGCGAAATACCTATTTTGTAAATCTTCTTTTGTTCAGTTTTCTCATTCAAGTCAATGGTAGGCAGAAAAAAAATTAGCAAGTTCAACCCCTCAATCTGGACATGGACTAGCATTAACTACTGATGAGTCATTAGTAACATTTTCTTCACATCCTAATATGAATGGATTCATCAGGTACATCAAAATTATCAGGTTAAATTAAGCACATTTTGATGTGCTACTGTTGTTTAGGATGACATTGTCTAGTAAATGACTCTGTTGTAGATGAGCCATAATGTTTTGACATCTGATAAGATTCAATCATAAGTTAATTAGTATATTCCTTCACACAGGGGTCAAgggtgattttttttctttttcttttctccttttttttctcttagtGTGCAAGGTTTTTCAGTTTACCTCCTTTTTGCCTATTTGAGTATAGAAGTGATCCAGCAAGGACCTCTTAGCCTCCCTCACTTGACAATAAACCACAGCCTTGGGAATGGAGATCCTGAGTGTCTCAGACACCATCAATATATAAGAAGAAACATTGGATCCTATTCTACGAAAGTGGCCTTCTGTGTATCGATCTGCATCGTTTGCAGTTGGATTTCCACCCCTCTCTGCCTCCATGGGAAGTTTCCTGAAGAAATCTACCGTGAGGTATGAGGATTCCATGTCCACCAACCTCAAAGTTGTCTTCTTACTATCTTCACGGAACCGCTCGAGTGCATCATTGGCAGCAGATGCTATTTCAGCTTGAAGTGTTTGAAATCGCTTCAACTCCTGTCAATTTTCTGATTGTCAATTTACTTCCATCTGTTGTTACTAGATAATTGTTACTAAGCCAAATCccaaacctgagtttctccaattGCCCTCCTGACAAGTTCTTTCAAAATAAAGTGAACCTGCAAAacaaattactaataaataacaacacCACATATAGTTCAGAAATTTGGAATAAAACCTTGAGTTCATTTTCTTAcgagtaaataaatttcaatcctTACCAACTCCATGCTAACAATTATTAGTACACATTTTGATAATAAGATCATTGTTGAATGCGACTGACAGAAATCCTATAGCCCTATAATTTACTATCTTTTTGTCTTAAATTAGTTGCACATTACAACCAAGGACtatttgattaaaatataaagaaatttaatttactCTAACTTCAGAAAATACTATTCTTCATGAAACATCATTCAGATTAAAATTCAAAGATATTGCCACCTTCAGATCACAAGACTCACTAGGACAAATAAAATGACTTGAGCAAGCAAAAAtacagttaaaattaaaaatagaattgaATGGAGGACTTACAGCATCTACAGAAGCTTCAGCTGGCCCCCTGAAGTAATTAATTGCCCCATCAATGAGCCGTCGATAACCATGCTCTGGTGCAATTAAATGGGGTTGGTATCCGTCCGCCTCTGAAACTAATTTCCTAATATTTTGCAGAGACAAATGACGATCAAATGGAAGTTTCCTCAAAGCAGATGGGAGCTGGTTGTCAAAAACTCCATAAATCCGTCCCCCCCAGGTCGCCTGAGATTTAGCGAAGGAATTAAACATAAAGTAAAAGGTTATTATGGCAGACTTCTTATCCTGCTCCTATCAAACAAGATAGAGACATGATATCAAAACCAAATCTCCTTATGGTTGACACCTGGAGCATTCTAAGAAGTCATCCAATCAAAATACAGTGTTAATtgctaaaaattaaatcaaataaaatatttctcatGAAAGCATGCATGTGCTTCATTATGCATAGAACTCATTAGGAATAGCCTAGAATCTATACTCTTCCTTTTTAGTATAACTTTCTATATCAGAAGAATAGTAAATGTGTATAAATACTCCTTTAGATTAAGAGAATAATTAAGCCATTATTCCTTAAATTTCCTCTTCTCCTTCTATTTTCACAATCATAATAACAAGAAAAGCTTTCTCAGTACCCTCCATCCAGATGCTCTTTGAATACCCGGTCAAATGCACGACATAGCTCCAGGATAGTGTATAACTGTGTCTGATGTACATATACAAAAATAGTATCAATTGCTAACTTAAACATCTGTCAACTATcaatataaataaacaaaatgcATAAGCTCCTACCCCAGCATCAACAGCAACAGGTCTACCTAAATGGTCCAACTCTGCTTCAAGTTCATCAATGCTTCTGTTCACTATAGATATGATGCCTGGAATGCGAGCTTTAATGACCGACTCCAAATGCTTAAACCAGAAAAGAAATTGTTAGCGAATAACAAATTATATGTAGTAGTGGTGAAAAAGAGTATTGAGGTGCAAACTTAGTCCTCAATTGTATTTTCAGATAGGAAAAAAACTGAAAGCGTCATCTGTGTATCAGACATGATAGGTTTTTGCATCTATATTTTGAATTTCTGAAAAACAATAAATATCACAACCAAGCTTTAATCTAAAGTAGTTGGGGTCTGCTATAAGGATCTTGTTATGGTCCCGGGTTGTGGACCACGTCATGGGATGATTGATAGGGAAAGAGCTCTTAACACCTCAAGATTTAAAAGGAAAGAGTCTCAATCTCACAATTTTTAGAATAGATCTACTTgctttattgaataaaataaactcCTTTTATAGTGAAGATTCTAAAACTTCTAATTAAAGTAGAAATATAATACAAGTAATCATTagatctaaaaataaaataatagaaaatatgataagataaaataataggaaatttgaaaagaaataataaataaataaaatctatttgTTATGGATTTAGGCTATCCATTATTCATAACATCACTCTCCTCCTGAAAACGAAACTTGTCCTCAAACTCAAACGTAAGATATGCAGCATGAAAATAAATGATAGACTTCCATGCAGCTTCAAATTCAAGATAACATTACCAACTACTACCCCCACTCTTGTAGATTCCAGGATGATAATGTAGCATTTGTGCCATGGCACGATGGAAAGTCGAGTTTGTCATTTTGGGACACCATAGGCACCTCTATCCTATCATTTGCTTGTTGACTAAAATTTTGTCAGTTGCAACTCTATCTATCTTGGTTTTAATTCAACCCCCTATTAAAGGTTCGAACTAATTCAAAAATTTTCTGAGCTAAGTCATTCAAATGTGCATCAAATTATTGCATGGAAAGTCGAATTTGTCATTTTTTGACACCATAGGTACCTCTATTCTCTCATTCGCTTGTTGaccaaaattttattagttgcaACTCTATTTATTTTGGTTTTAGTTCAACCCCCTATTAAAAGTTTGAACTAGTTTAGAAATTTACTAAGTCATTCAAACGCGTATCAAATTGTTGCATGAAAGAGTTCAGCTTCTCTTCTAGATTCGTTGAAACCCATGACAACAGCCTCTGATACCAAATTGTTATAATCTGAGTTGCAGATCGCATCAGGAGTCGCGTTATGATTGATGGGAAATGAGCTCATTAGAG
Protein-coding sequences here:
- the LOC110604397 gene encoding LOW QUALITY PROTEIN: phragmoplastin DRP1E (The sequence of the model RefSeq protein was modified relative to this genomic sequence to represent the inferred CDS: inserted 1 base in 1 codon), translated to MATTMVTLIGLVNRIQRACTVLGDYGGDTASSSLPTLWESLPSVVVVGGQSSGKSSVLESIVGRDFLPRGSGIVTRRPLVLQLHKTESGTQEYAQFLHLPDQRFTDFSMVRKEIQTETDRMTGKSKQISPVPIHLSIYSPNVVNLTLIDLPGLTKVAVEGQPESIVNDIENMVHSYVEKPNCIILAITPANQDIATSDAIKLSREVDPTGERTFGVLTKIDLMDKGTNALDVLEGRAYSLQHPWVGIVNRSQADINKNIDMIAARRQECEFFATNPDYRHLAGRMGSEYLAKLLSKHLESVIKARIPGIISIVNRSIDELEAELDHLGRPVAVDAGTQLYTILELCRAFDRVFKEHLDGGRPGGDXIYGVFDNQLPSALRKLPFDRHLSLQNIRKLVSEADGYQPHLIAPEHGYRRLIDGAINYFRGPAEASVDAVHFILKELVRRAIGETQELKRFQTLQAEIASAANDALERFREDSKKTTLRLVDMESSYLTVDFFRKLPMEAERGGNPTANDADRYTEGHFRRIGSNVSSYILMVSETLRISIPKAVVYCQVREAKRSLLDHFYTQIGKKEAKQLAHLLAEDPALMERRQKCAKRLELYKSARDEIDSVSWAR